A window of the Nitrospirota bacterium genome harbors these coding sequences:
- a CDS encoding DUF433 domain-containing protein, with protein sequence MDERIVVDPNICSGKPTIRGTRIMVKNILGMVAGGYTRAQILDAYPEMTPDDVTGALEYASHVVDEEKVIPRA encoded by the coding sequence ATGGACGAACGTATCGTAGTTGATCCCAACATCTGCAGCGGAAAGCCGACCATTCGAGGCACTCGGATCATGGTGAAGAACATCCTTGGCATGGTCGCGGGCGGCTACACCAGAGCGCAGATTCTGGATGCCTACCCCGAGATGACTCCTGACGACGTGACTGGAGCCCTTGAATACGCGAGTCACGTGGTTGATGAGGAGAAAGTCATTCCGCGTGCGTGA
- a CDS encoding DUF5615 family PIN-like protein, which produces MRDRLIVLLDQNVPRAVASWLRSVRPAWMVHHTSDIGLSGQSDEAVFSWAIQHNALIITFDEDFADGRSFPARQHHGIVRLRVWPTTTEETQQALDRLFREVSDDELNGALVIVGPSRIRVRLRPT; this is translated from the coding sequence GTGCGTGACCGTCTGATCGTTCTGCTTGACCAGAACGTTCCGCGCGCGGTTGCTTCTTGGCTTCGCAGCGTGAGACCTGCCTGGATGGTCCACCACACTAGCGACATCGGATTGTCCGGCCAGAGCGATGAAGCCGTCTTCTCCTGGGCCATCCAGCACAACGCGCTCATCATTACTTTTGATGAGGACTTCGCCGATGGCCGGTCGTTTCCAGCCAGGCAGCACCACGGGATTGTCAGACTTCGCGTGTGGCCCACAACAACGGAAGAGACCCAACAGGCTCTTGACCGCCTGTTTCGTGAAGTATCCGATGACGAGCTGAACGGTGCATTAGTCATTGTTGGTCCCTCCCGCATTCGGGTTAGGTTACGACCGACATAA
- a CDS encoding sel1 repeat family protein: MMRRALFAVILVLTYATGAAADSFEDALSALQRGDSALAAQLFRPLAEQGNPQAQVKLGWIYEKGQGVKQSDQEAVKWYRKAAGQGNAEGQVFLGGMYFKAVPQDNVRAYLWFDLAVQEYLRQGGKNLETEQRRDTIGAQLTSAQIAAIQRLARQCRVSNYTNCESLAAY; the protein is encoded by the coding sequence ATGATGCGACGTGCTCTCTTCGCGGTGATCTTGGTCCTCACGTATGCAACAGGCGCAGCGGCAGATTCTTTTGAAGATGCCCTCTCTGCTCTTCAACGTGGAGACTCCGCTCTAGCGGCTCAACTCTTCCGCCCCCTCGCTGAGCAAGGCAACCCACAGGCACAAGTCAAACTCGGCTGGATATATGAGAAGGGACAGGGTGTCAAACAGAGCGATCAGGAAGCCGTGAAGTGGTACCGCAAGGCGGCAGGGCAGGGCAACGCAGAGGGACAGGTCTTTTTGGGAGGGATGTATTTCAAAGCAGTTCCTCAGGATAATGTGCGCGCCTATCTGTGGTTCGATCTCGCTGTCCAGGAATATCTACGACAAGGCGGAAAGAATCTGGAGACAGAACAACGGCGAGATACGATAGGTGCGCAGCTCACTTCCGCACAGATTGCAGCGATCCAGCGACTCGCGCGACAGTGTCGAGTGTCCAACTATACAAACTGTGAGTCGCTCGCAGCCTACTAA
- a CDS encoding HNH nuclease family protein: MARRTQAQLQQSYREQALKIFPWICAHCGREFEGKKLSQLTVHHKDHNHDNNPPDGSNWELLCLYCHDNEHQRNQLPDPSGEALMGRHQDRPSTFSPFAHLADFMKRKT; this comes from the coding sequence ATGGCACGACGCACCCAGGCTCAGCTGCAACAGTCCTACCGTGAACAGGCCCTCAAGATATTCCCTTGGATCTGCGCGCATTGCGGGCGTGAATTTGAAGGTAAGAAGCTGAGCCAACTCACAGTCCATCACAAAGACCATAACCACGACAACAATCCACCAGACGGGAGCAACTGGGAATTGCTCTGTCTCTACTGCCACGACAATGAGCACCAGAGGAATCAGTTGCCTGATCCTTCCGGTGAGGCCCTGATGGGCCGACATCAAGACCGACCTTCAACCTTTTCTCCCTTTGCCCATCTGGCAGACTTCATGAAACGGAAGACCTAG
- a CDS encoding YaeQ family protein, with amino-acid sequence MASNATICKATVQISHMDRQYYADHVLTLARHPSETEERLMVRLLAFVLHAGEGLSFGRGLSTEEEPALWQKDLMGAIVYWIEVGQPDEKTIRRACGRADQVSIYTYGGRGADQWWEKNMAALGRLKNLAVLNLPLDGSRALAALAQPSMQLQCTIQEGQIWMTDGANTVHIELTVLKQASALLGE; translated from the coding sequence ATGGCTTCAAACGCCACCATTTGCAAAGCGACGGTGCAGATTTCCCACATGGATCGCCAGTATTATGCTGATCATGTTCTGACCCTGGCGCGCCATCCATCTGAAACTGAAGAGCGCCTGATGGTGCGGCTGCTGGCCTTTGTGCTGCATGCTGGTGAAGGCTTGTCGTTCGGTCGCGGACTGAGTACGGAAGAGGAACCAGCTCTTTGGCAGAAGGATTTGATGGGCGCGATCGTATATTGGATTGAAGTAGGGCAACCGGATGAGAAAACCATTCGCCGTGCCTGCGGGCGTGCCGATCAGGTCTCCATCTATACCTATGGAGGGCGTGGCGCCGACCAGTGGTGGGAGAAAAACATGGCCGCTTTGGGGCGATTGAAAAATCTCGCCGTGTTGAACCTGCCCCTGGACGGAAGCCGCGCCTTGGCCGCACTCGCGCAGCCCAGCATGCAGTTGCAATGCACGATTCAAGAGGGACAGATTTGGATGACGGATGGAGCAAACACTGTGCACATTGAATTGACGGTATTGAAACAGGCTTCGGCCCTACTTGGGGAGTAA
- a CDS encoding methyltransferase domain-containing protein translates to MNREAYVVERDVCLVIRETRYEIRTTLHALEAHLAWWGLRQFTSDEAYFQWQRQILPPVELATLHRLIEQKRRGAVVDEVAFYDATADPRILPVLYSQQYGYYLAVGPRVADRVGDADSILDVGCGVGILTTFYARRYPDKTVVGIDRSPASIARAQQQAKALNLMNVQFECLDLDHRAPTRSFDLILATHALLQAEHDPGIPSRSWKTFERAGEGQQQADFERRTGIGGRLDRLCALLCAQGGMIVCEKTRQLARRVPFQRALAARGLGLSEQPELIRYSLVEEIADDGPFFLLGVGQSHEVQWNESPEPDEGTLFDRTKQLSESTDPDVPLYENHWPSAQRVWEQLQNRHLLNESTRQEPDGRQLHVELGQAEEGVYLYCANTFDQRQLVIVEPARRGMLEVYYQEIVNSIHKRKD, encoded by the coding sequence GTGAATCGTGAAGCGTATGTGGTCGAGAGGGACGTGTGTCTCGTGATACGAGAGACGAGATACGAGATACGAACGACGCTTCACGCACTAGAAGCCCATCTTGCCTGGTGGGGTCTCCGGCAGTTTACGTCGGACGAGGCCTACTTTCAGTGGCAGCGGCAGATCCTCCCGCCCGTGGAACTGGCCACATTACATCGACTGATCGAGCAAAAGCGTAGGGGAGCCGTTGTCGACGAAGTGGCGTTTTACGACGCCACAGCCGATCCCCGTATCTTGCCGGTCCTATATAGCCAACAGTACGGGTATTACTTGGCTGTCGGTCCACGGGTCGCGGATCGCGTCGGTGATGCTGACTCCATACTGGACGTCGGCTGCGGGGTGGGCATTCTCACAACATTCTACGCGAGGCGGTACCCAGACAAGACTGTTGTCGGGATCGATCGCTCGCCTGCCTCGATTGCGCGAGCGCAGCAACAGGCTAAGGCGCTCAATCTGATGAACGTGCAATTCGAATGTCTCGATCTCGATCACCGGGCCCCCACTCGCTCCTTTGATCTGATTCTTGCCACACATGCGCTCCTACAAGCAGAGCATGATCCCGGCATTCCCAGTCGAAGCTGGAAGACGTTCGAACGCGCCGGCGAGGGACAGCAGCAAGCAGACTTTGAGCGGCGAACCGGGATCGGCGGCAGGCTCGATCGTCTCTGCGCCCTGCTCTGCGCACAGGGAGGCATGATCGTCTGCGAGAAGACCCGTCAATTGGCAAGGCGAGTCCCGTTCCAACGTGCTTTAGCTGCACGAGGGCTCGGCCTGAGCGAACAGCCGGAATTGATTCGATACTCTCTGGTCGAAGAAATTGCCGACGACGGACCCTTCTTCCTATTGGGGGTAGGGCAATCGCATGAGGTGCAATGGAATGAATCGCCCGAGCCGGATGAGGGTACCCTATTCGATCGCACGAAGCAGCTGTCCGAGTCGACCGATCCAGACGTGCCGCTCTATGAAAACCATTGGCCCTCTGCGCAGCGTGTATGGGAACAGTTGCAAAACAGGCATCTGCTCAACGAGAGCACTCGGCAGGAGCCAGATGGCCGCCAGTTGCACGTCGAACTCGGGCAGGCAGAGGAAGGGGTCTATCTCTATTGCGCCAATACTTTTGATCAACGCCAGCTGGTGATCGTCGAACCGGCCCGCAGAGGCATGCTAGAGGTTTACTATCAGGAGATTGTGAACAGCATCCATAAACGGAAAGACTGA
- a CDS encoding glutamate-5-semialdehyde dehydrogenase yields the protein MPEVPAKLYLDKLLKDCRKTARDLRLLSGPVKEKALRAMADRLAADEEKILSANDKDVDAVGKSFETDVMKDRMKAAVARLRMTADDIKQMVDRLRMIAGLPDPVCEVTSRWERLDGLQVSRVRVPIGVIGVVSELSPLITVESIALCFKSGNLCVFRGAPEWGLTQQTIATGLQEAAEQNGIPAGAWVIIERPDKDVAVELIRAGKSLDAIIPRGGAALRKAVIEQTKIPVLCTDGGLTTMYVDADTDMPMAQNIAINSKAQEVGASNSLDQLLVQQVIGRQFLPPLINRMLAEFKIEVRACPKTMALMGQMAMTGHASIIPAKEEDWHTQFQGPLLAVKMVANMDDALAHIVAQGPCLTAVIATTNYDAAMRFTREVDAGAVLVNASSRLNAGDSYGMGADVGLSGSRLHAKGPIGLEQLTCEKYVAFGSGQLRYPHPVPETYFDAIMLKRP from the coding sequence ATGCCTGAAGTTCCAGCTAAGCTCTACCTTGATAAACTCTTGAAGGATTGCAGGAAAACCGCGCGAGATCTGAGACTTCTCTCTGGTCCTGTAAAGGAAAAAGCCCTGCGGGCCATGGCGGACCGATTAGCGGCTGACGAGGAGAAGATCCTATCGGCAAATGACAAGGATGTGGATGCGGTTGGAAAGTCCTTCGAAACCGACGTCATGAAGGACCGGATGAAAGCCGCCGTGGCCCGCCTTCGCATGACAGCAGATGATATCAAGCAGATGGTCGATCGCCTCCGTATGATCGCAGGCCTGCCGGATCCGGTGTGCGAAGTCACTTCACGATGGGAACGGCTCGACGGATTGCAAGTCAGCCGTGTCCGCGTCCCGATCGGTGTGATCGGTGTCGTATCAGAACTGAGCCCGCTCATTACCGTGGAGTCGATCGCACTCTGTTTCAAGTCGGGTAACCTCTGTGTTTTTCGTGGCGCGCCTGAATGGGGCTTGACGCAACAGACGATTGCGACCGGCCTGCAGGAAGCAGCGGAACAAAATGGGATACCGGCAGGCGCATGGGTGATTATCGAACGTCCGGATAAAGACGTAGCGGTCGAGCTCATCCGGGCCGGCAAGAGTCTCGATGCCATTATTCCTCGAGGAGGAGCCGCTCTCCGGAAGGCAGTCATCGAACAGACGAAGATACCGGTGCTCTGCACGGATGGAGGGCTTACGACCATGTATGTCGATGCCGACACCGATATGCCGATGGCTCAAAATATCGCAATCAATTCCAAAGCGCAGGAGGTTGGGGCCTCGAATTCCCTCGACCAGCTGCTCGTGCAACAGGTGATCGGGCGGCAGTTCTTGCCTCCGTTGATCAACCGTATGCTCGCAGAGTTTAAAATCGAGGTACGGGCCTGTCCCAAAACTATGGCTCTCATGGGGCAAATGGCTATGACCGGGCATGCCTCGATCATTCCGGCAAAGGAGGAGGATTGGCATACGCAATTTCAGGGGCCCCTGTTGGCAGTGAAAATGGTCGCGAATATGGATGATGCTTTGGCACACATTGTGGCGCAAGGACCCTGTCTTACCGCCGTCATTGCCACGACAAACTATGATGCGGCCATGCGGTTCACACGCGAAGTGGATGCCGGCGCCGTGCTCGTGAATGCGTCGTCCCGCCTCAATGCCGGCGACAGTTACGGTATGGGCGCCGATGTCGGGCTCAGCGGCTCTCGTCTCCATGCCAAGGGTCCGATTGGCCTTGAGCAATTGACCTGCGAAAAGTATGTCGCCTTTGGATCGGGTCAACTCCGGTACCCGCATCCGGTGCCGGAGACGTATTTTGATGCGATCATGCTCAAGAGGCCGTAA
- a CDS encoding aminotransferase class I/II-fold pyridoxal phosphate-dependent enzyme, producing MIDLRSDTVTKPTDAMREAMARADVGDDVYGEDPTVNRLQDMTAAMFGKKAALFVPSGTMANQLAIRLHSQPGQEVIVESRAHIVRYEQGAAGALAGVQLHWVAGDRGLISAEQIEAAVRPKDPHTIQTALICLESTHNSGGGTIYPLATIERIRAVAATHGIPMHLDGARLFNAIAATTLPPASYAQHFDTLSVCLSKGLGAPVGSLLMMNDLTLLDKAKRLRRMYGGSMRQSGILAAAGIYALEHHIERLKVDHDHAKRLARGLQSVPTVRINPHDVDTNIVIFDVIGHRLAPPAIVAALKKEGVLINALGGNSFRAVTHLDISSAMTDEACAILSRVLAN from the coding sequence ATGATCGACCTGCGAAGCGATACGGTCACGAAACCGACAGACGCGATGCGAGAGGCCATGGCACGCGCAGATGTGGGAGACGATGTCTACGGAGAAGATCCCACTGTCAACCGGCTCCAAGACATGACTGCGGCAATGTTTGGGAAGAAGGCCGCTCTCTTCGTCCCCTCTGGCACGATGGCGAATCAACTTGCGATTCGCCTCCATAGTCAACCGGGCCAAGAGGTGATCGTCGAAAGCAGGGCCCATATCGTGCGGTATGAACAGGGAGCCGCTGGAGCACTGGCAGGAGTCCAACTCCACTGGGTCGCAGGCGATCGAGGGCTCATCTCAGCCGAGCAGATCGAGGCAGCCGTCCGCCCCAAAGATCCACATACTATTCAAACAGCGCTGATCTGCCTTGAGAGCACTCACAATAGCGGCGGGGGGACCATATATCCTCTGGCAACAATCGAGCGGATTCGTGCTGTGGCTGCAACGCATGGCATTCCCATGCATTTGGACGGGGCACGGCTGTTCAATGCGATCGCCGCAACGACCCTGCCACCGGCGTCCTATGCCCAGCATTTTGACACGCTTTCGGTGTGTCTCTCAAAGGGACTGGGGGCGCCGGTGGGCTCGCTGCTGATGATGAATGATCTGACGCTCCTCGACAAAGCCAAACGGCTGCGCCGCATGTATGGCGGCTCGATGCGTCAATCCGGTATCCTCGCCGCTGCCGGCATCTATGCCCTGGAACACCATATCGAGCGATTGAAAGTGGACCATGACCACGCCAAGCGGTTGGCACGAGGGCTGCAAAGTGTTCCGACGGTCAGAATCAACCCCCACGATGTCGATACGAACATCGTGATCTTCGATGTCATCGGTCACCGCCTTGCTCCCCCGGCAATTGTGGCGGCGCTGAAGAAAGAAGGGGTCTTGATCAATGCTCTCGGTGGCAACAGTTTTCGTGCCGTGACGCATCTGGATATCTCTAGTGCCATGACTGATGAAGCCTGCGCGATCCTTTCCCGTGTTCTGGCAAACTGA